A portion of the Streptococcus sp. Marseille-Q6470 genome contains these proteins:
- a CDS encoding FtsW/RodA/SpoVE family cell cycle protein: MKISKRHLLNYSILVPYLLLSVLGLIVVYSTTSASLIQEGKSAFQLVRNQGLFWIVSLLLIAVIYKLKLGFLRNERLLFIVMFAELVLLALARLIGIPINGAYGWIKVGPITVQPAEYLKIIIIWYLAQRFSKQQEEIAVYDFQVLTQNQWFPRAFNDWRFVLLVMIGSLAIFPDLGNATILFLVALLMYSISGIAHRWFATILGILTSLSFVSLTAIKLIGVDKVSKVPVFGYVAKRFSAFFNPFDDVAGAGHQLANSYYAMVNGGWFGLGLGNSIEKRGYLPEAHTDFVFSIVIEEFGFVGASLILALLFFLILRIILVGVRAKDPFNSMVAIGIGGMILIQVFVNIGGISGLIPSTGVTFPFLSQGGNSLLVLSVAIAFVLNIDASEKRAKLYSEYESQL, from the coding sequence ATGAAAATTAGTAAAAGGCACCTGTTGAATTATTCCATTTTGGTGCCCTATCTTCTCTTGTCTGTTTTGGGACTGATAGTGGTATATTCGACAACGAGTGCATCCTTGATTCAGGAGGGTAAGAGCGCCTTTCAATTAGTTCGAAATCAGGGCTTATTTTGGATCGTTAGTTTGTTGCTTATTGCAGTAATCTATAAGCTGAAACTTGGTTTTCTTCGAAACGAACGTTTGTTATTTATCGTTATGTTTGCTGAGTTAGTGTTACTAGCTTTAGCTCGTTTGATTGGGATTCCTATCAATGGTGCATATGGTTGGATCAAAGTAGGACCTATTACTGTTCAGCCTGCGGAATACTTGAAAATTATCATCATTTGGTACTTGGCTCAACGTTTTTCAAAACAACAAGAAGAAATTGCCGTTTATGATTTCCAAGTTTTAACTCAAAACCAATGGTTTCCTAGAGCGTTTAACGATTGGCGATTTGTACTTTTAGTCATGATTGGTAGTTTGGCTATTTTCCCTGACCTTGGAAATGCTACAATTCTCTTTTTGGTAGCATTGTTGATGTACTCAATTAGTGGGATAGCTCACCGATGGTTTGCAACTATTCTTGGAATATTGACTAGTTTATCCTTTGTTTCCCTTACAGCCATTAAATTGATTGGTGTCGATAAGGTTTCTAAGGTTCCAGTATTTGGATACGTAGCTAAGCGATTCAGTGCTTTCTTTAATCCATTTGATGACGTCGCTGGAGCTGGACACCAATTAGCTAATTCTTATTATGCAATGGTTAATGGTGGATGGTTTGGCTTAGGATTAGGAAACTCCATCGAGAAGCGTGGCTATCTACCTGAGGCGCACACGGACTTCGTTTTCTCTATTGTGATTGAAGAGTTTGGGTTTGTCGGTGCAAGTCTTATCTTAGCTCTATTATTCTTTTTAATCCTCCGTATTATCTTGGTGGGTGTTCGTGCAAAAGATCCATTCAACTCAATGGTAGCAATCGGTATTGGTGGAATGATTTTAATTCAGGTATTCGTTAATATCGGAGGGATTTCAGGATTGATCCCTTCAACAGGTGTAACCTTCCCATTCCTTTCACAAGGGGGGAATAGCCTCCTGGTTCTATCAGTAGCTATCGCCTTTGTGTTAAATATTGATGCTAGCGAAAAACGAGCAAAACTCTATAGTGAATACGAATCACAGCTTTAA
- the prsA gene encoding peptidylprolyl isomerase PrsA: protein MKKKLLAGAITLLSVATLAACSNGSQGADLITMKGDVITEHQFYEEVKNNPTAQQVLLNMTIQKVFEKQYGSEVSDKEVEEAVAEEQKKYGDSYQIVLSRAGMTAESRKAQIRTSKLVEYAVKKAAEAELTDENYKKAYEEYTPDVTAQVIKLDSEDKAKEVLAKAKESGADFAQLAKDNSTDEKTKANGGEITFDSASTELPDVVKKAAFALNVDGISDVITAPGTQAYSNSFYIVKLIKKTEKSSNWEDYKEKLKTVILTQKQNDATFVQGVISKELQAANIKVKDPAFQNVFTQYIQSDTTTETTTTSAATETTTTSSN from the coding sequence ATGAAGAAAAAATTATTGGCTGGTGCCATCACTTTGTTATCAGTAGCTACTTTGGCTGCTTGTTCAAATGGCTCTCAAGGAGCTGACCTCATTACTATGAAGGGTGATGTCATCACTGAGCACCAATTTTATGAAGAAGTGAAAAACAACCCAACTGCTCAACAAGTATTACTTAACATGACTATTCAAAAAGTTTTTGAAAAACAATATGGATCTGAAGTAAGTGATAAAGAAGTTGAAGAAGCTGTAGCAGAAGAACAGAAGAAATATGGTGATAGCTATCAAATCGTTCTTTCTCGTGCTGGTATGACAGCTGAAAGTCGTAAAGCTCAAATTCGTACAAGTAAATTAGTTGAATACGCTGTTAAGAAAGCGGCAGAAGCCGAATTAACAGATGAAAACTACAAGAAAGCATATGAAGAGTACACACCAGATGTTACTGCTCAAGTTATTAAACTTGACAGTGAGGATAAGGCTAAAGAAGTACTAGCTAAAGCAAAAGAATCTGGAGCTGACTTTGCCCAATTGGCTAAGGATAATTCAACAGACGAAAAAACAAAAGCAAATGGTGGAGAAATCACCTTTGACTCTGCATCAACAGAATTACCAGACGTTGTTAAAAAAGCAGCTTTTGCACTTAATGTTGATGGAATCTCAGATGTGATTACAGCTCCAGGTACACAAGCTTATTCAAACAGCTTCTATATTGTAAAATTAATTAAGAAAACAGAAAAATCTTCTAACTGGGAAGATTATAAAGAAAAATTGAAGACAGTTATCCTGACTCAAAAACAAAATGATGCTACTTTCGTTCAAGGTGTCATTAGTAAAGAGTTGCAGGCAGCAAATATCAAGGTCAAAGACCCAGCCTTCCAAAATGTCTTTACTCAGTACATCCAAAGTGATACAACAACTGAAACGACAACTACATCAGCAGCAACTGAAACGACAACAACATCTTCAAACTAA
- a CDS encoding O-methyltransferase: MVESYSKNANHNMRRPVVKEEIVEFMRHRQKQVTGSLKELESFARKENIPIIPHETVAYFRFLMETIQPKNILEIGTAIGFSALLMAQHTPNAKITTIDRNPEMIGFAKENFAKFDSRKQITLLEGDAVDVLSILTETYDFVFMDSAKSKYIIFLPEILKHLEVGGVVVLDDIFQGGDIAKDIMEVRRGQRTIYRGLQRLFDATLDNPGLTATLVPLGDGILMLRKNQAEVELPDVD; encoded by the coding sequence ATGGTTGAGTCATACAGTAAAAATGCCAATCATAACATGCGGCGTCCTGTTGTAAAGGAAGAAATTGTTGAATTCATGCGCCACAGACAAAAGCAGGTAACGGGTTCTCTGAAAGAACTAGAAAGCTTTGCTCGCAAGGAAAATATTCCAATTATCCCTCATGAAACGGTCGCTTATTTTCGTTTCCTTATGGAAACAATACAACCAAAAAATATTTTAGAAATTGGGACGGCGATTGGCTTTTCGGCACTTTTGATGGCTCAACATACCCCAAATGCAAAAATTACAACCATAGACAGAAATCCTGAAATGATTGGTTTTGCCAAGGAAAATTTTGCAAAATTTGATAGTCGTAAACAAATTACCCTCTTAGAAGGCGATGCGGTAGACGTTTTGTCAATATTGACAGAGACCTATGATTTTGTTTTTATGGATTCTGCTAAGTCCAAATACATCATCTTTCTACCAGAAATACTCAAACACCTTGAGGTTGGTGGAGTAGTTGTCTTGGATGATATTTTCCAAGGTGGAGATATTGCTAAGGATATTATGGAAGTCCGACGTGGACAACGGACGATTTATCGGGGCTTGCAACGACTCTTTGATGCGACTTTGGACAATCCAGGATTAACCGCTACTTTGGTTCCTCTTGGAGATGGAATATTGATGCTAAGAAAGAATCAAGCAGAAGTAGAACTGCCTGATGTTGATTAG
- the pepF gene encoding oligoendopeptidase F — translation MVLQRNEINEKDTWDLSTIFETDQKWEEELALLTEETKQAASLEGHLLDSAESLLNITECYLDLSRRLEKLYVYAHMKNDQDTRVAKYQEYYAKAMTLYSQLDQVFSFYEPEFMAITEEQYQNFLAEEPKLQPYKHFFDKLLQNKDHVLSQREEELLAGAGEIFGAASETFAILDNADIVFPFVKDEDGNEVQLSHGVYMRLVESKNREVRRGAYEALYSTYEQYQHTYAKTLQTNVKVQNYRAKVRNYKSAREAALAINFVPESVYDNLVSAVRKHLPLLHRYLNLRSKILGIPDLKMYDVYTPLSSVEYSFTYEEALKKAEEALAVLGEDYLSRVKRAFSERWIDVYENQGKRSGAYSGGSYDTNAFMLLNWQDNLDNLFTLVHETGHSMHSSYTRETQPYVYGDYSIFLAEIASTTNENILTEKLLQEVQDDATRFAILNNFLDGFRGTVFRQTQFAEFEHAIHQADQNGEVLTSEFLNKLYADLNQEYYGLSKEDNPQIQYEWARIPHFYYNYYVYQYSTGFAAASALAEKIVHGSQDDRDRYIEYLKAGKSDYPLNIMRKAGVDMEKEDYLNDAFAVFERRLDEFEALVDKLGLA, via the coding sequence ATGGTATTACAACGAAATGAAATCAATGAAAAAGATACATGGGATCTATCAACAATCTTTGAAACAGACCAAAAATGGGAAGAAGAACTAGCTCTTTTGACCGAAGAGACAAAACAAGCAGCTAGTCTTGAGGGGCACCTCTTGGACAGTGCAGAAAGCCTTCTTAACATTACAGAGTGTTATCTGGACTTGAGTCGTCGTCTTGAAAAACTCTATGTCTACGCACATATGAAAAACGACCAAGATACACGAGTTGCTAAATATCAAGAATACTATGCAAAAGCAATGACTCTTTATAGTCAACTCGACCAGGTATTCTCTTTCTATGAGCCAGAATTTATGGCAATTACTGAAGAGCAGTATCAAAACTTTTTAGCAGAAGAACCAAAACTCCAGCCTTATAAACACTTCTTTGATAAACTCTTACAAAATAAGGATCATGTCCTTTCACAACGTGAAGAAGAGTTGTTGGCGGGTGCTGGTGAAATCTTTGGTGCTGCTAGTGAAACCTTTGCTATCTTAGATAATGCAGATATCGTCTTTCCATTTGTTAAAGATGAAGATGGAAACGAGGTACAGTTGTCACACGGCGTTTATATGCGCTTGGTAGAATCTAAAAATCGTGAGGTTCGTCGTGGAGCTTATGAAGCCCTATACTCTACCTATGAGCAATACCAGCACACTTACGCTAAAACACTACAGACCAATGTCAAAGTGCAAAACTATCGCGCTAAGGTTCGTAACTATAAGAGTGCGCGTGAAGCAGCTCTTGCGATCAATTTTGTACCTGAAAGTGTTTATGACAACTTAGTGTCTGCTGTTCGTAAGCATTTGCCGTTATTGCATCGTTATCTAAATCTACGTTCGAAGATTTTAGGTATTCCTGACCTCAAGATGTACGATGTCTATACACCATTGTCTTCAGTGGAATACAGCTTTACTTATGAGGAAGCCTTAAAGAAAGCAGAAGAAGCTTTGGCAGTTCTTGGTGAAGATTACTTGAGTCGTGTGAAACGTGCCTTCAGCGAACGTTGGATTGATGTTTATGAGAATCAAGGGAAGCGATCAGGTGCCTACTCTGGTGGATCATATGATACCAACGCCTTTATGCTTCTTAACTGGCAGGATAACCTCGATAATCTCTTTACTCTTGTACATGAGACAGGTCACAGTATGCATTCTAGCTATACACGTGAAACTCAGCCTTACGTTTACGGAGATTACTCAATTTTCCTAGCTGAGATTGCTTCAACAACCAATGAAAACATCCTGACAGAAAAATTATTGCAAGAAGTTCAAGATGATGCAACACGCTTTGCCATTCTCAACAACTTCTTGGATGGTTTCCGTGGAACAGTATTCCGCCAAACTCAATTTGCAGAATTTGAACATGCCATCCACCAAGCAGATCAAAACGGTGAAGTCTTAACAAGCGAGTTCCTAAACAAACTCTATGCAGACTTGAACCAAGAATACTATGGTTTGAGCAAAGAAGATAATCCACAAATCCAGTACGAGTGGGCTCGAATTCCTCATTTCTACTATAACTACTATGTGTATCAATATTCAACAGGATTCGCAGCAGCTTCAGCCTTGGCTGAAAAGATTGTTCATGGTAGCCAAGATGATCGTGACCGTTATATTGAATACCTCAAGGCAGGTAAGTCAGATTATCCACTTAATATCATGCGAAAAGCTGGTGTTGACATGGAAAAAGAAGACTATCTCAATGATGCCTTTGCTGTCTTTGAACGACGTTTGGACGAGTTTGAAGCCCTAGTTGACAAATTAGGACTGGCATAA